The segment AAATGACAACTCAGATGCGAACAGTTACACGTACTCGTATGCGTACTGAAACTCGCACACAAAATTACACTGTGAACGTTCAGGTTCCAGTTCAACAGACTCAGAACTACACCGTCATGGTGCCGGAAACTAAGTCACGAACTGAGTCTTACACAGTTACAGTTCCTTACACTGAAAACGTAACTCAGCAGTACAACGTAACTGTGCCAGTTCAGCAGACTCGTGAAGAATCTTACTCTGTAAGCGTTCCTTACACTGAGCCTGTTTCTCAGAACTACACAGTCATGGTTCCTTACACTGAGAACGTTACTCAGAACTACACGGTTCAGGTTCCTTACACTGAGAACACTACTCAGGAGTACCAGGTTACTGTTCCTTACACTGAGACAACTACTCAGACTTACAACGTGCAAGTTCCTTACACTGAGAACACAACTCAGGAGTACCAGGTTTCAGTTCCTTACACTGAAATGACGACTCAGGACTACACGGTTACAGTTCCTTATACTGAGAACGTTACTCAGTCGTACCAGGTTTCAGTTCCTTACACTGAAATGACGACTCAGGAATACGCAGTTCAGGTTCCTTACACAGAGAACACAACTCAGCAGTACCAGGTCACTGTTCCTTACCAGGAAATGGTTGCCCAGAACTACTCAGTTCAGGTTCCTTACACTGAGAATGTTACTCAGTCGTACCAGGTAAGCGTTCCTTACACTGAAAACGTGACTCAGTCATACCAGGTTCGCGTTCCTTACACTGAGCAAGTTGCTCAGCCTTACACAGTTCAAGTTCCTGTTACGACTCAGGTTCCACAGACTTACACAGTCATGGTTCCAACGACTCAGCAGCGTACTGCAACTCGTATGGTTTGCCAGCCTTACACAGTTACTCGTTACCGCACGCAGTGCGTTGATGCTGGTTCATTCCAGAACGTAACTCGTCAGGTTCCTGTCTATAACGGAGCTGCTTCTTACGGAAGCGGAGCTGTTTACGGTGGTGGCGCTGGTATCGGTGGCGGAATCCTCGGTGGCGGCGGTTGTGGCCTTCTTGGCGGCGGCGGTTGCTCTGCACGTTCTAGCTGTGGTTGCTCTAGCTGTGGTTGCGCAAGCAGCTGTGGCGGTGGATGCGGTTCAGCTTGTGGCGGTGGATGCGGTTCTTCAGTTGGTGGCGGACTTCTCGGCGGCGGAATCGTCGGCGGTGGTGCTTCTTACGGTGGCGGCGGTGCTGTTGCTGTAGGTGGCGGTTGTGGTCCTACTTACCAAACTGTTACGACTCGCGTTTACGTTCCACGTCGCGTTCAGCAGCAGGTTCCTTACCAGGTAACGTTGAACCGTCAGGTTCCTCAGCAGTACACGTACAACGTGACTGTTAACGTTCCACAGACTCAGACTCGTATGGTTGCTTCAACTTCATACCGAACTGAGACTCGTCAGCGTATGGTTGCTGTTCAGCGTTGCCGTATGGAAACCAAGACTCGTACTGTTCCAGTAACACGCACTCGCATGGAAACTCGCACACGCGAAGTTCCTGTTCAGCGCTGTCGCACTGAAACTCGTACTCGTCAGGTTCCTGTAACCAAGACTCGTGTTGAAACCAAAACTCGTACTGTTCCAGTTCAGAAAGTTCGTACTGAAACTCGTACTCGTCAGGTTCCTGTAACCAAAACGAAGGTTGAAACTCGTCAGCGTACCGTTGCAGTTCAGAAGTCACGAACTGAAACTCGTACTCGTCAGGTTCCAGTTCAGCGTACTCGTCTTGAGACACGTACTCGTACGGTTGCTGTTACTAAGATGAAGACAGAAACTCGTACACGTGAAGTACCTGTTCAGCGCACTCGCACTGAAACTCGTACTCGTACAGTTCCTGTTACCAAAATGCGTACCGAAACTCGTCAACGCACTGTTGCTGTTCAGAAGCAACGTTCAGAGACACGTACTCGTACGTACAACGTAACAAAGACTCGTCTTGAAACTCGTACTCGTACCGTTCCGTTCACAACTTACAAGACTGAAACAAAGTCTCGTACGGTTGCTGTTCAGCGGTCACGTCAGGAAACTCGTACTCGCGAAGTTCCTTACACAGTACAGGTTCCAACGACTCAGACTCGTACCGTTACAGTAATGACTTCTCAGCCACAGACTCGTACCCGTACTTACACAGTACAGGTTCCAGAGACTTACACTGAGCAAGTTCCTTACCAGGTTTGCACACGCGTTCCTAAAACCATCTCGGTTCCTGTTGTTGTCAACAGCGGCTGTGGTGCAGCTATGGCTGCTCCAGCAATGATGTCTGCTCCAGCAATGGGCGGAACTGTCATTGATGGTGGCATGGGCGGATCTGTTATCGATGGTGGCATGATGAGTGCTCCTGTTGATGGCGGAACAATCATCGACGGTGGTGCCGCTGGTACTGTTATCGATGGTGCTTCATACGACGCCGGCTTCGGTGGCAACTACGGTGTTGCAGCTGCTCCAGCTGTAATCTCTGGTGGTGCTGCAAGCTACGTTGGTGTTGCTTCTGGTTCTGGCTGTGGCCTTGGTTCAAACCTTGGTGGTGGCAGTCGTCTGTTCCGCGGATGCCGTCTCGGTAGCCGTCGTTCACGATGTGGTTGCAACTAGTGCGACTCTGATGTGATTCATTCACATTAGACGATTGAAAAATAAAGGGCGTGTCCACTCGGACACGCCCTTTTCTTTTGTCTCAATTGTTTCTGAGTGGAAACCGAACTATCGGCGAATGATCATCGTTCCATTGTCGGCGACTGGAAGAAGTGGTCGATCGTAGGAGCGGTAGTACGCGACGCCCTGCGGACGGAATGCAAATCCAACATAGATGTTGAATGTGTCTTCGATCCGGCTTGAGCCGAGATTGCTGTTAGGTGCTTCTGTGTCGTTGAGGTAGTACGCGGCTCCGGCTTCCAGTGCCATGAACTGCGATACGGGGATATCAAAATCCGCTCCGACTGCGAAGTGATCGTTGCCGGTCCAGCCAGCGAAAATCTCTTCCCATCCACCAGTGCTGAGAACTTTACGCAAGAAGAATCGGTAGTGCTCGTCCGTCGTCGTGGTCAACCCGCTGAAACGCGTGCCATCGAAGATTCCCAAGCTTGTATCATCCTGTTGGCTACTCGTGAAACGGAATCCGATTGCGCCTCCGTTCGGATATGCCCAGCTGAGCTCACCGCGGAGTTGTGCAATGTCTGACTCAGTGAAGTATTCTTCAGCCAGCACGTCGACGACCAAACCTGCCTGCAAGCCGTAATCGACGCGGCGATAAAGTCCCGCCGTGATGAACAGCTGATCGCGGCTCGCTTCGGTAACATCGCTTCCGCCAAAGTTGGTCTGCACGCTTCGCATACCAAACTGACCAGAAACACGGCCGCAGAAAAGACGGCAAAGCGGAATGCCAAGATTGAAACCGGCGTAGGCTCCGAAATTGGAATCCTGAACCAGATCCGTTCCGACAGGGCTGGTGTAGGCTGGGTGCTGGAAAGCAGTGGCACCGAAAAAGTAGCTGCCAGATCTCAAGGCACGTCCGAGCGGTCCCTGCCAACATGGTGTGTCGTCGGGGCATCCGCCTCGCCCGCAGCAATCGTCAGTAAAGTAGCTTCCTGAATCGCCGCAAGAATCGCAACCGACCACAACGTCGTCGCTATAGACAACGCCTGAATCGATAGAACCCTGAATGGAATCTGTGTAGATTGGCTGACCCGCCATCGGTGCTCCAATGACTTCCCCGGACATGACTGGCTGGGAAAGAACCGTTTCACCCATGATCGGTGAACCGCCATCAATGACGGTGCCTTCGGTCAAAAGTTGCGCAGTGCGTGTGCCGGAGGGGGCGTAAGTCTGACTGGCGGATCTGGCTGAGCTCGACGCAGCTTGGCCGGGAACGACCTGACGCGGAACGCGCGTCGCGCTTGCCTGAGCCACTCGAACGGGTTCTGCTTGTGAAACAGCCTGCTGTGTCTGAGCACGGGCTTGGGCCTGTTGAATTGCTGCCATTCGGGCCTGATATTGAACTGACGCTGCGTTCTGTGCATTCGCACTTGTCGTCAGGAATGCCGCGATCGAAAGCGGCAAAACGAATAGCATGCTGGTTGTTTTGGGGGAAAACATCGGATCATCCTGTCCTGAATTTGGTTCACGCAAACGAAAGCGCATTCGTCACGTCAGAAAAGTTATCGGACCGACAAGAACCACTCTTTCGTCAAAATCGGCATAATCAGAAAAACTCCCAAGCTTTGCCCACGTTGCCATCAACTGATAGCAAACTTGGTGGAGTTGGCAGATTCAGCCGCCGGCAGCAGGAACATTCAAGTTGAATGCGTGGGATGGGCAAAATGGTTCAATTAACGAAACGTGCTGGACTGCGTCGTGGGGTTCGTTGGCAAGGATTGAATCACAGAGCGGTTAGGCCTGTGTCGAAGTTACCGAATGTATGAAAACTTCTTTCTGGTTTGGTCAACTGAACTTTACCATGTACTCGAAACTGATCTGCTTTCTGTTTGTCGCCGTGACTTTGCAAAGCTGTGTTTCTCAAGTGGAAGCACAGGTTACCTATGCGTTGGGTGACACTCCGATCACGTCTGGTGCGCGAAACGTCGGACCGGTTCGGCGAGCAGCTCAACGCGTCAGATCTGGATCCGCACGCGTCGTGCCCACCTTCGACAAAAACGGAAGGTTTAACCGCGAGGCGGCCTACAGCTTCAACGAGAGCCGACCTCTGGCCGGGCTTTTTGCGCCAGATTTTGAATTGACCGCTAGTGTATTTGGTGGCTGGAATCGGATCGTCGGACTTGGTCCTGACTCCGCTGACGACGGCAATTTCGACGACGATCTCGCCGTGGGGTTCGCTTACGGTCGTCGGCACAACAAGCGACTGCGAAGCGAGTTCGAGTTCACCTACCGATCCAACGAAGCGAGTGCTGATGTGATTGGGGCGTCAATGCCACAACCACTGCTTGGTGAAGTCCAGGTGTATTCAATTATGAAAAACTTCGTGATCGATATCGAAGTTCCATCTCAATTCGCGACACCGTATGTTGGCATCGGAATCGGCTACGCACATTTCGATGCGGATTTCAATCGGAGCAGCGGCGTTGTGCTTGAGAACTCGTCGAGCTTCGCTTGGCAGCCGATTGGCGGCGTCTCGTTGCAACTTACCGAACGAGCTTTTTACTACATCGAATATCGATACTTCTCGACGACGGAATTGGAAGTCACGCAGTTCGGATCAGACGTAGAAGGCGTGACTTACAGTGCGCACAATCTGTTCATGGGTTTGCGATTCGAGTTTTAGAATAGCCATTTTTTAAATATCGGAGTTGGCATCCGTTTCGCCAAACAGTGCCGTGGATCCAGGCTGTTTCGATCTGGCAGAAAGCTAAGCTTTGGCATCGGGTTCCTGGATCGCCCAGCCCTTTTTGATGTTGTCCTTCTTCAATTGCTCGAACAGGTCGTTGATCTGTTGTTCCGAGTTCGAGATTCGGACTTCGCGATCCAGAGGTACTTTGCGTCCCGGGCTGTAGTCGGTGTAGTGAACGACGTAAGCGGGATACTCGGAGCCTTCGTTCTCTTTGTTCGTCTTCCACATCAGAAACTTTCGCACCATCAGTTTACCCTTGAGCGTTTTCGTATAGACCTCGCGTTTCAGGACTGACGACGTCGAGAGTTTTAACTCCGTCGCGTTGACGTCAACCTTTTGAACCGGGACGACGTTTGTGATTTGCGCAATGCGAACATCATCTTTATTGAACTTCTTGTCTTCGCGAATCCGCACAAATTGGGGAGAAATAATGCTGACTAGCGGCAATCGTCGGACTACTTCATAGGCGTCCGTTTCGTGGTTCCAGTTCAGCACCATGCGGTTGATTGGACCGCCACGCGTGTTCTGTGAGATGATGTCCAGACAAGTGATTTCGATGACCCATTCCGGCCGTACCATTTGGTAAGCCACATGGTCAGAATTCACCTCTGCGTACTCGCTTTCTACGACCATGTCTTTGAGGTCGCTAAGCATTCCCCGGCGGTCGTCGTCAGAAAATCCGCCGCCGACTCGGCACATGACTTGGACAGCGCCATCCTCGCGAACGATTCCCAGCAAAAGATCATGCAGCATGCCTTCGCGGTCATCGGTTGATTCCGTAAAGCCCAAGACCAACGCGTCGAGCGTATGGAGTGGCTTGATCTTGAAATTGCCGGCGACGTCGCTGCGGACAACGATACCTTCGGCTTTCTCCTTGTCGACCCACTCATCAAACTTCATCTTAACAGCTTTGCGACCTTTGACCTTCACAGTCTCAACCGGCTGAATTTTGCTCCCGCCGGAAAACAGCTCTTCAATCTTCGTCCATGTCTCGGCGTAAGGTTGGTCAACGGTTTCGCCGTTGATCGCAATCAGATCGAACACTGCAAAATGCAGCGACTGAAGATCCTGCTCTGACTTTGGTTGTCGAGCCGAACTGATCACGTCGTGGACTCGGCATCGACGGTCCCCGTCAATTTCCTTGTGTAACTCGCCAGCGAACAACGCGGAATCCACGTTCGCCGCTTTGAGGATCTCCAATGCTTCCTTTTGCCATGGCATACCGACACGAACGGTGCCTCCAGGATTGACGCTGTAAATCTGGCCATCCTGAAAAACGCAAACGGTGAACTCACCATCGATTTTTCGGCTGACATAATATTCGGCGTCGGCGACTTTTCGATCGATGTCGTGTCGTCCAAGCGGGAACATGCGCGAAGCGATTTGCCGTTTGTAGTTCTGGACTGTTGGCACAATCCTGGGGTCTTTGATCGCCGTGCCGGCGCCGACTCCATAAGTGCCAAGCTTGATTCCGATCAGTCCGGGTTCGAGCAGGGGTTCGCTCATTGGATGTTTCGTTTAGGTCAGGCGAGTAAAGCAGTTATTGTAACGTCAAACTGAATGTGTAAAAAAAGCCCCACACGGAAATCCGTGCGGAGCTTCAATTAACGAGTGTGAGTTCGGGCTATTTTCGTCGAC is part of the Mariniblastus fucicola genome and harbors:
- a CDS encoding DUF6666 family protein, giving the protein MFSPKTTSMLFVLPLSIAAFLTTSANAQNAASVQYQARMAAIQQAQARAQTQQAVSQAEPVRVAQASATRVPRQVVPGQAASSSARSASQTYAPSGTRTAQLLTEGTVIDGGSPIMGETVLSQPVMSGEVIGAPMAGQPIYTDSIQGSIDSGVVYSDDVVVGCDSCGDSGSYFTDDCCGRGGCPDDTPCWQGPLGRALRSGSYFFGATAFQHPAYTSPVGTDLVQDSNFGAYAGFNLGIPLCRLFCGRVSGQFGMRSVQTNFGGSDVTEASRDQLFITAGLYRRVDYGLQAGLVVDVLAEEYFTESDIAQLRGELSWAYPNGGAIGFRFTSSQQDDTSLGIFDGTRFSGLTTTTDEHYRFFLRKVLSTGGWEEIFAGWTGNDHFAVGADFDIPVSQFMALEAGAAYYLNDTEAPNSNLGSSRIEDTFNIYVGFAFRPQGVAYYRSYDRPLLPVADNGTMIIRR
- a CDS encoding outer membrane protein, giving the protein MYSKLICFLFVAVTLQSCVSQVEAQVTYALGDTPITSGARNVGPVRRAAQRVRSGSARVVPTFDKNGRFNREAAYSFNESRPLAGLFAPDFELTASVFGGWNRIVGLGPDSADDGNFDDDLAVGFAYGRRHNKRLRSEFEFTYRSNEASADVIGASMPQPLLGEVQVYSIMKNFVIDIEVPSQFATPYVGIGIGYAHFDADFNRSSGVVLENSSSFAWQPIGGVSLQLTERAFYYIEYRYFSTTELEVTQFGSDVEGVTYSAHNLFMGLRFEF
- a CDS encoding ATP dependent DNA ligase; amino-acid sequence: MSEPLLEPGLIGIKLGTYGVGAGTAIKDPRIVPTVQNYKRQIASRMFPLGRHDIDRKVADAEYYVSRKIDGEFTVCVFQDGQIYSVNPGGTVRVGMPWQKEALEILKAANVDSALFAGELHKEIDGDRRCRVHDVISSARQPKSEQDLQSLHFAVFDLIAINGETVDQPYAETWTKIEELFSGGSKIQPVETVKVKGRKAVKMKFDEWVDKEKAEGIVVRSDVAGNFKIKPLHTLDALVLGFTESTDDREGMLHDLLLGIVREDGAVQVMCRVGGGFSDDDRRGMLSDLKDMVVESEYAEVNSDHVAYQMVRPEWVIEITCLDIISQNTRGGPINRMVLNWNHETDAYEVVRRLPLVSIISPQFVRIREDKKFNKDDVRIAQITNVVPVQKVDVNATELKLSTSSVLKREVYTKTLKGKLMVRKFLMWKTNKENEGSEYPAYVVHYTDYSPGRKVPLDREVRISNSEQQINDLFEQLKKDNIKKGWAIQEPDAKA